A segment of the Acidobacteriota bacterium genome:
GGGCCCGGCGCTGCCCTCACTGCCCTCAACAGCACGATCGATACCTTGGCGCGTGAGTACGAGGACTTGTGCGCGGCCGTCGCGGTGCTCGGCCGGCCCGATGCGCGACTGCAAGACGCCCTCGTCTCGCGCGGCGAACGGCTGTCGGCGCGGCTACTGGTCGCGGGCGTCACCCGCCTCAAGCGCCGTGCCCGCTTCATCGACGCCCTCGACGTCGTGGCCACGGACGATGAGCATGGCGGCGCAACGCCGAAGCTGGACGAGACCCGGGTTCGGGCGCGGAAGACGATTGGCGCGGCGACCGCCGCCGGCGCCGTCGCAATCATCCCCGGATACATCGGCCGCGCCGCGGATGGCAGCCTGACGACGCTCGGCCGTGGCGGCTCCGACCTGACGGCCACGCTGCTGGCCAGGTCGCTCGGCGCCCGCACGGTGGTGTTGTGGAAAGACGTCCCCGGCATCCTGACCGCCGACCCGCGCCTCGTCCCCGACGCCCGCCTCATTCCACAGCTGCACCACCGCGAGGCGGCCGAGGTGGCGCACTACGGCGCGAAGGTGCTGCATCCACGCGCGCTGATCCCGATTGCCAGCACCACGATTGCCCTGCACGTGCGGTCGTTCATCAACCCGGAGCAGCCGGGCACCGAAGTGTCGGCCCGGCAGGCCCTGAAGGCCTACCCCGTGAAGGCGCTGGCCATGCTGCCGGCGCAGGCCGTCGTCACCGTTGCCGGCAAGGGCATGGTGGGCGTGCACGGCATTGCCGCTCGCACCTTCGCGGCGGTCGACGCCGAGGGGCTGTCGGTGTCGACGATCTTCCAGGCGTCGTCTGAAAGCTCGATCGGCTTCACGATCCCCGAGTCACAGGCCGAGCGCGCGGTTCGACGGCTGCGCCAGGCGTTCAGGCACGAACTCGAGCAGGGCCTGATTGATGGGGTCAGCGCCCGCCCTCACATGTCGGTCGTCGCGGTCGTCGGCGAGGGCATGGTCGGCACGCCCGGGATTTCGGCGCGGGTCTTTGCCGCGCTCGAAAGCGGCGGCATCAACGTGGTCGCGATCGCACAAGGTTCGTCGGAGCGCAACATCTCGTTCGTCGTGTCGAGTGCCCAGGCGCCGGAGGCGGCGCGGCGGGTGCACGCCGCGTTCCAGCTGTCGAAGATTGGCGGCGGCCAGCCGATCACGAAGCGGCACATCGATGTCGTCCTGCTGGGCTTCGGGCGGGTGGGACGGGCGCTGTCGGATCAGGTCGCCACCGCGGCCGACCGCGACGTTCGCATTGTCGGCCTGCTCGATCGATCGGGCTACGTGTTCGACTCGCGCGGCCTGTCGCGGGCCCGCCTGCTGCGGCTGGCGCGCGACAAGGACGCCGGCGCACTGCTGGCCACGCTCGGCGGCCACCGCGCCTCGGCGGCGGAGGCGCTGTCGGTGCTGTCGAACCACGCGGTGTCGCGGCCGGTGATGGTTGACGTGACCAGCGACGACACCGGCGCGCTGCTGCAGTCGGCAATCAGCCACGGTTTTGACGTCGTCCTGGCCAACAAGAAGCCGCTCGCCGGCTCGCTCGATGCCTACGACCGCCTGATCACCGTGCCGGCGCAAACTGGACGCCGCGTGCGCTATGAAGCGACGGTCGGCGCCGGGCTGCCGATCATCGACACGTTCCGTAAGCTGGATGAAACCGGCGATCGCGTGCTGCGTATTGACGGCTGCGTCAGCGGCACGCTGATGTTCGTGCTGTCGGAGGTGTCGGCGGGACGGCCGTTCTCAGCCGCGGTACGGGAAGCGGTCGCCCGCGGGTACGCTGAGCCTGATCCGCGTGATGACCTGTCGGGCCGTGATGCGGCGCGCAAGGGCCTGATCCTGGCGCGCATGCTGGGTTACCGCGGCGAGGCGCCCAGGCCGGACGACCTGGTGCCCAAGGCCTATGCCGCGTTGTCGCTCGAGACGTTCCTGGAGCGGATGCCTGAACTGGATGCTGCCTGGCAGGCGCGCGCCGTGGCGCTGGCAACGAAGGGCCGCGTGCTGCGATACGTGGTGTCGGCGACGCCTCGAACAGTGTCGGCGGGGCTCATGGAAGTGCCCGTCTCGAGTCCGATGGGTTCCGCCAGCGGTACGCGCAACCTGGTGACGTTCCACTCGCGGCGCTACCAGCGCGAGCCGCTGGTAATCAGCGGTCCGGGCGCAGGAGCCGACGTCACGGCCGCGGGCATCCTGAACGACATCCGCTCGCTCGGCACGGCGTGAGCCTCATTCCCACTTGAACACCCTGGCCGACACCGCCGTGCACACGGCGGCGATGATGGCCAGGGCGGCCAGGTCACCGAGGTGAGCCGACCATGAGGCTCCGTTCCAAATGCCGCTCAGCAGCGAGACCACGTAGGTCATGGGCAACAGCCGCGCGAGTACTTGCAGCCCGCTCGGCATCGCCTCAATCGGAGCGAACAGCCCGGAGATCGCGAGCATGGGGTAGAAGATTAGAGCCGCCACGGGCTGGGCAAACCGGGCGGTGCGGACCAGGCTGGCGATCACAAAGCCCACCGACAGAATCGACAGCGTGCTCACGATCACGGCCAGTGCGAAGCTGAACACCGGCACGTTCAAGCCCACTGGATAGAAGCGGCGGCCGGCCAGCAGGAGCAGGGCGATGGTGGTGGCGGTGAACGCCAATTTCGCGAGCACGTGCGCCGACAGGATGGTCTGCGGCCGCAGCGGCGTGGCGCGCAGGCGCTTGAGAATACCGCCCTCGCGATAGATCGAGATGATGGTGACGAGGGAGGCGACCGCACTGATGGCAATCAACACCGACACCATCACCGGCAGGCCGGTTTGCAGAAACGCGGCGGCGCCCGTCGACAGCGACCCGCCGGTGCGGCGGCCCATTGACCTGCCGATGATCAGGAAGATGGCCACCGGCATCAGGATCGTGCCAATCGCGCCCAGCGGTTCGCGCATGAAGATCTTGATCTCGAGCCAAGTCAGTTGAAACAGTCCCCGCAGCATCGGTTTCCCTCAATCCCGAATGGAGTGGCCGGTGAGCTTGAGGAAGACGTCCTCGAGGCTGGGCAATTCGGTGCGGAAGTCGCTGACGCGCACCTGGTGTTCGGCAAGGCATTGAATGACCTCGGTGACGAAGTCGTCGCCATGGCCGCGAAGGGTGAACCGCGACTCAACCCGCTGCACGTCATCAACCCGCGGCAACGCGCGAAAGCGCTCCTCGGCCAGCGGATGGTCGGTGACCAGGACGACGGTGCGATCCGGGCAATGGCGGGCGACGAGGCGCGCCGGGGTGTCGACGTCGATGATGCGGCCGTGCTCGAGAATGGCCACGCGGTCGCACAATCGTTCGGCCTCCTCCATCAGGTGGGTGGTCATGAACACGGTCTTGCCGCGGGCCCGAATGCCCCGCACCAGTTCCCAGATGGCACGGCGCGCCTGCGGATCAAGGCCGGTGGTCAGCTCGTCGAGAAACACCAGCTCGGGGTCGTTGATGAGGGCGAGCGCGATGAACAGGCGTTGCTGCTGCCCGCCTGACAAGGTCATGAACCAGGCGTTACGTTTCTCGGCGAGACCGAGTTGCTCGAGCAGCCGATCGGCATCGGCGACCGGCTTGCGGTAGAGCGACGCCCACAGGTGCGCCGCCTCCCAGACCTTGATGCGTTTCTGGAGGTGGGCCTGCTGCAGCTGGACGCCAATCCGCTCCTGCAGACGATAGACATCGCGCACCGGATCGAGGCCGAGCACCGAGATGGTGCCGCGGTCGGGCTTGCGCAATCCCTCGACGCATTCGAGCGTGGTGGTCTTGCCGGCGCCATTGGGCCCGATCAGCCCGAAGATCTCCCCTTGCTGCACCTCGAACGAGACCTCATCCACGGCCACGACCTGTCCATAGGACTTGCGGACGCCGGCGACGCGAACGGCCAGGTGGGCGTCGCTGGTCACTGGGTGAGCGACGCCTGGAAGTCTGGGAGCGAACGCTGAATGCGGTGCAGGAAGGCGGTTTCGAAGTCGATGCCGGCGCCAAGGTCGCGCAGCAGGGTGGCGATGGCAACGCCGCCGGCCTCGTCCAGCAGCCGGCGCGCGGCGACGGCGCTGGCCGCGTAGGCGACCTGGGCGTCGGCGCCGCTTAGCTTGCTGAACGGGCCCGAGAGCGCGGCCAGCGAGGGCACGCGGCCGGCCTCGGCGAGGCGGGTCTCGGCCCACGCGAGGCTGTCGCTTTCGAGCACCGAGGCCAGGCCCTCGTTCAGCCACGTCGGCAGCCCGCGCGTGGCGAGCGATCGAATCAGGGCATGCGCGAACTCGTGTGCCAGCACCCGATCGAGATCCTCGCCCTTCTCGCCGGCGCCGCGCATGGGCACCCGGATGGTGCCGTCGAACGCGGCGGCCGCCCACTGCGGCGACCGGGTGATGTCGCGGAACTGCTCGCCGCTGTAGAGCACGACCGGCACCGACTTGGGTGGGAAGGCGCCGAACAGCTCGCAAATGCGCCAGTAGGCGCGGTTGAGCGACTCGAGCGCCTGCGCGGCCATGTCGGCGTCTTCGGCGCCCTCGAACGACACGGTGAAGAAATCGCCGACGGTCAGGCGCATCCGGTCGTGCAGTTCGGCCTCGCGCTTCCAGCGGTCCAGCGTGTCACGTACGCCGTTGTCGTCGGGGGCTGCCGTGGCGACAATCTCGTAGAGCCGGATCGCCTCGGTCAGGTCACCCTGGCGCTTGAAGACCTGGGCCAGCTGCGCGCGAGCGCGGACCAGGCCGGGCGCGAGCACCAGCGCCTGCTCGAGCGCCGCCCTGGCGTCGGTATCGTGCCGAAGCACAAACGCGGCCGTGCCAAGTCCCATGTGCAGACGCGCGTTCTTGGGATCGAGCGCAATCGCATCGCGAAAGGCCTGTTCGGCCACTTGCGCCTTGCCGGCATCAAGCGCCGCCCACGCCTCCTGCTCGAGCATGCCGGCCTTGGGGCTGGACTGGGCGAACGCCGTGGCGGCGCAAGACAAGATTAGGGCCGCCGCAAGGAGTCGGGAGGACACAGCTGAATTATAGATGGTGACGGGGCGGCACTACTGGACGGGGTCGGCACTGCTTGATGGGGCGGCGCTTCTTGACGGGGCACACTGCTTGACGGGGTCACACCTCTTGACGGGCCCAAGACAACCCACTTGGCTCGCGGGGTGCTGATGCGGTCGCATGGACAAGATCGAATCCTTCCGCGACCTGGAGGTCTGGCACCTCTCGATGCAACTGGTGGACCTGGTGATCGCCAACACGAAGAACATGCCCCGCGTCGAGTTCGACCTGACGCGCCAGATGCGTCGCGCGGCCATCTCGATTCCATCAAACATTGCCGAAGGCTGGCGCCGAAAGCGCCGCCGGGCCGCGTATCAGAACCACGTCTCGATCGCCTACGGCTCACACGGCGAGTTGGAGACGCAAATGGAGGTCTGCTTCAGAAACAACTTCCTGGACCGCAAGAAGTGCGCAGCAATGGTCGACGTTTGCGGTCGCGTCGGCACGATGCTTGTCCGCCTGCACGATGCATTGGACTAGCGGCACGCCGTCGGGAGGTGCCTCCCGTCAGAGATCGGAGCCCCGTTAAGAAGTGCCGTCCCCGTCAGAAGTCGGGCCCCCGTCAAGCGATGCCGTCTCCGTCAGCGCCCGGAACTGCCTCGAATACTCGTCCGCGGGCACTTCACGGGGATCCCATGGCAGCGGGAGCCCCGGTGCCGGGTCATCCAAATACCGTGGCACGACGTGAACGTGGAGATGGGGCACGATGTTGCCCAGCAGCAGGTAGTTCATGTGGCACGGGCTGAACACGCGCTCGATCATGCGCCCGACGTCGTGAATGTCTGCCCAATAGTCAGCGAGCTCACCGGCCGTCAGCTCGGTGAGGGCTGCGATGTGCCGGCCACGAAAGGCCACGACGGCATGCCCCTTCGCGATGCCCTTCCGTTCGAGCAGCGCCTCGCTGGTTCGACCGCTGCGGAATGAGTGAGTCGAGACGCCCGCGCAGAAGTGGCACGAATCGCCACGCTTGCGTGTCTCCCAGTCGTCTGGCCACGTGCGCGTCATTGCCACTCCCGACACAACAGACGGGGTCGCACCACTTGACGGGGTGGCAATCCTTGACAGGGGAACGCCACTTGACGGGGGCACTTCCCCGACGGGTTCTCGCCTGCTGAATCCGCGCTGTCTTCGCTCACCTTCACCTCACCTCGCCGCAGTCGCCGCTCATCGGCTGCAGCAGTTTGATCGGAGCGCCCTGCTCTCGTGCGCGGATCCGGATCAAGACAGTTGTCGGGTCTATCACCTCGAATGCGAGGCCGTTCGAGTTGGCGATCGATTGCAGTGCCGCAGCCAACTGTACGTTGACCAGGGACATTGGCGAGGGCTCCAAGCGCCCGTCGCGGACGCTTGCCGGAACCTCGTCGTCAAAGCGAATGGTAATTTTGCTCTGCCTGGCGAGGAAATCGACGGCCTCCGATACCGTGGTCTCGACGAACTTCACCGTGAGCGGTCGCTGGGATGCCAGCGTGGGTGATTGGGCCGACACCCCGCTGACAGCCGCCAGAATGCACGCGCCGAGTAACGCCAACACTCGCATAAGCACTCCCCTTCCAGGTTGGTCTTGGGTCTTGGATCTTCCGACGCACAAGTCCCGGACTCGGTCTGGATCCGCCGGCAACGCTCAAAATGAACCGCGCGCCACGGTGACAGGATTGCGCGGACGGCTAGGCGCGTCGGCTCCATTTTGTTGTTTGGCGGCCACTCGCGCAGACGCCGTGCCACACCCAGTGCGGAACAGGTGAACCGGCGAACCACTTCACTGCGCGCGATAGTCTCGCCACAACCAACGCATGGCATCAGGAAAGACCGCGGCGCCGTGGCGACCGCTGTGCGTGCCCTCACCCATGACCAACTGGTAGTCGTACCCGCGGGCAGCCAAGGCAGCCGACATCGCCCGGTTTCCCTCGGGCCAGTTCAGGCCCTTGAACCGGCCGCCGAGCTCATCGTTGATGCCGTCCTGCAAGAACACGCGAAGTGGCTTCATGGCGCTCTGCCGAACGATGTCAGGATAGGCGCCGCCACCGCGAATATTGACGAAACTCCCAATCGCAGAAAAGACCTTGCGGAACTGATCCGGTCGTTGCCAGGCGACGGTGAAGGCGCAAATTCCACCGCTGCTGCCCCCCGCGATTCCGCGGCCATCAGGATTGTCCGTAATTCGAACGTGTCTGGTGACCTCTGGGAGGATCTCATCGATCAGGAAGCGCGCGTATTGGTCGCTCAACGTATCGTATTCGTAGGATCGCTGCTCGCTCGAGAGCTGTGAAGGCCGGATCGGCTGCCCGGGGTCTACAAATACCGCAGCCATGAGTGGCAGTTCATTCCTAGATATCAAGTTGTCCAGGACGACAGGCACACGCCACATGCCGTCGCGCTGGACAAATCGTCCGCCATCTTGGAACACCATCAGCGCGAGCGGCGTCTTGCCGTCGTACCGCGCGGGGACGTACAACCACCACTTATGCGAATACCCTCGGTACGTGCTGGAGTCTGGCAGGGTGAATTCGGAGACGCTTCCCGCTGGCACGTCGGGCTGCGGCAATGAGTCCGGACCGAGAACATACCGATCATCAGGAGACGTCGCGGGAGTCGGCGTCTGCGCAAGACTCGGCAGCGCCAATCCGCTGGCAATGAAGACGGCGCTCGCGAAAAGAGGGGCCTTCACGCTGATCTCTTTGATCGGATGCTCATGGTGCTCACCTCCTGCATCGACTGACGCCGTCGTCTCGCCTTGAATCCCGTGTGTCTTGTCCGCCTATCAATTGGCCTGCCGAATCCTACACCCGAT
Coding sequences within it:
- a CDS encoding aspartate kinase, producing the protein MTLEVWKFGGASLADGRAIQKAARQIATHRGPLVVVASALAGVTDLLLQATPGAARVFRKQHRQVARAVLGPGAALTALNSTIDTLAREYEDLCAAVAVLGRPDARLQDALVSRGERLSARLLVAGVTRLKRRARFIDALDVVATDDEHGGATPKLDETRVRARKTIGAATAAGAVAIIPGYIGRAADGSLTTLGRGGSDLTATLLARSLGARTVVLWKDVPGILTADPRLVPDARLIPQLHHREAAEVAHYGAKVLHPRALIPIASTTIALHVRSFINPEQPGTEVSARQALKAYPVKALAMLPAQAVVTVAGKGMVGVHGIAARTFAAVDAEGLSVSTIFQASSESSIGFTIPESQAERAVRRLRQAFRHELEQGLIDGVSARPHMSVVAVVGEGMVGTPGISARVFAALESGGINVVAIAQGSSERNISFVVSSAQAPEAARRVHAAFQLSKIGGGQPITKRHIDVVLLGFGRVGRALSDQVATAADRDVRIVGLLDRSGYVFDSRGLSRARLLRLARDKDAGALLATLGGHRASAAEALSVLSNHAVSRPVMVDVTSDDTGALLQSAISHGFDVVLANKKPLAGSLDAYDRLITVPAQTGRRVRYEATVGAGLPIIDTFRKLDETGDRVLRIDGCVSGTLMFVLSEVSAGRPFSAAVREAVARGYAEPDPRDDLSGRDAARKGLILARMLGYRGEAPRPDDLVPKAYAALSLETFLERMPELDAAWQARAVALATKGRVLRYVVSATPRTVSAGLMEVPVSSPMGSASGTRNLVTFHSRRYQREPLVISGPGAGADVTAAGILNDIRSLGTA
- a CDS encoding ABC transporter permease, which encodes MLRGLFQLTWLEIKIFMREPLGAIGTILMPVAIFLIIGRSMGRRTGGSLSTGAAAFLQTGLPVMVSVLIAISAVASLVTIISIYREGGILKRLRATPLRPQTILSAHVLAKLAFTATTIALLLLAGRRFYPVGLNVPVFSFALAVIVSTLSILSVGFVIASLVRTARFAQPVAALIFYPMLAISGLFAPIEAMPSGLQVLARLLPMTYVVSLLSGIWNGASWSAHLGDLAALAIIAAVCTAVSARVFKWE
- a CDS encoding ABC transporter ATP-binding protein, which encodes MTSDAHLAVRVAGVRKSYGQVVAVDEVSFEVQQGEIFGLIGPNGAGKTTTLECVEGLRKPDRGTISVLGLDPVRDVYRLQERIGVQLQQAHLQKRIKVWEAAHLWASLYRKPVADADRLLEQLGLAEKRNAWFMTLSGGQQQRLFIALALINDPELVFLDELTTGLDPQARRAIWELVRGIRARGKTVFMTTHLMEEAERLCDRVAILEHGRIIDVDTPARLVARHCPDRTVVLVTDHPLAEERFRALPRVDDVQRVESRFTLRGHGDDFVTEVIQCLAEHQVRVSDFRTELPSLEDVFLKLTGHSIRD
- a CDS encoding tetratricopeptide repeat protein, with the protein product MSSRLLAAALILSCAATAFAQSSPKAGMLEQEAWAALDAGKAQVAEQAFRDAIALDPKNARLHMGLGTAAFVLRHDTDARAALEQALVLAPGLVRARAQLAQVFKRQGDLTEAIRLYEIVATAAPDDNGVRDTLDRWKREAELHDRMRLTVGDFFTVSFEGAEDADMAAQALESLNRAYWRICELFGAFPPKSVPVVLYSGEQFRDITRSPQWAAAAFDGTIRVPMRGAGEKGEDLDRVLAHEFAHALIRSLATRGLPTWLNEGLASVLESDSLAWAETRLAEAGRVPSLAALSGPFSKLSGADAQVAYAASAVAARRLLDEAGGVAIATLLRDLGAGIDFETAFLHRIQRSLPDFQASLTQ
- a CDS encoding four helix bundle protein; translated protein: MDKIESFRDLEVWHLSMQLVDLVIANTKNMPRVEFDLTRQMRRAAISIPSNIAEGWRRKRRRAAYQNHVSIAYGSHGELETQMEVCFRNNFLDRKKCAAMVDVCGRVGTMLVRLHDALD
- a CDS encoding HIT family protein; the encoded protein is MTRTWPDDWETRKRGDSCHFCAGVSTHSFRSGRTSEALLERKGIAKGHAVVAFRGRHIAALTELTAGELADYWADIHDVGRMIERVFSPCHMNYLLLGNIVPHLHVHVVPRYLDDPAPGLPLPWDPREVPADEYSRQFRALTETASLDGGPTSDGDGTS
- a CDS encoding alpha/beta hydrolase-fold protein, which codes for MKAPLFASAVFIASGLALPSLAQTPTPATSPDDRYVLGPDSLPQPDVPAGSVSEFTLPDSSTYRGYSHKWWLYVPARYDGKTPLALMVFQDGGRFVQRDGMWRVPVVLDNLISRNELPLMAAVFVDPGQPIRPSQLSSEQRSYEYDTLSDQYARFLIDEILPEVTRHVRITDNPDGRGIAGGSSGGICAFTVAWQRPDQFRKVFSAIGSFVNIRGGGAYPDIVRQSAMKPLRVFLQDGINDELGGRFKGLNWPEGNRAMSAALAARGYDYQLVMGEGTHSGRHGAAVFPDAMRWLWRDYRAQ